CAGTGCCCAGTTGAAGAAACGGCATGAGCAAAGCAAGAAAACCGGCTAACAAGCCGGCGGCGGGCAAGGCCGCCAGGAAAGGGCCGCGCGGGGCAAGAGTGGCGCGCGTCGAGAGGAGCGACCTTCGCTCCGATCCGGCGCCCGCGGCCTCCGCGCCTCAGCTCGTGCACTCCCGTCCTCCGCAGCCCACGGCCCGGCCGGGCCGGGAGGGGCGCTACGTTTACGGCATCGTCGGGGACCGCGAACCGCCCGATTTCGGCGGAATCGGCATCGGCGCCGCCAGTGAGCTGGTGTACACCGTCACCCACGGCGACATCTCCGCCATCGTCAGCAAGACGCCGGTCTTCATCTTCGATCCCACCCGCGAGAACGCGCTCGCCCACCAGCACGTCATCGAGACCGTGATGAAGGCCAGCACCATCATCCCTATGAGCTTCGGCGCCGTCTTCCGCACCGACGACGACGTCCGCAAGCTACTCAAGTCCGTCTACGCTCCGCTGAAAGACGCGCTCAAGCAGATGGCCGGCAAGCTGGAGTTTGGCCTGAAAGTCACGTGGGACCGCGACCAGGTGATTGAAGAGCT
The Terriglobales bacterium DNA segment above includes these coding regions:
- a CDS encoding GvpL/GvpF family gas vesicle protein, producing MSKARKPANKPAAGKAARKGPRGARVARVERSDLRSDPAPAASAPQLVHSRPPQPTARPGREGRYVYGIVGDREPPDFGGIGIGAASELVYTVTHGDISAIVSKTPVFIFDPTRENALAHQHVIETVMKASTIIPMSFGAVFRTDDDVRKLLKSVYAPLKDALKQMAGKLEFGLKVTWDRDQVIEELKREEEDIRRLQQEIARKHMQSTYLARMQLGRMIDQALVERAAGYAREIYDVLRPVCVASRGNRPIGDKMIMNAAFLIEREKEADFDAAVNRIARRFGGRLHFKYTGPWPPYNFVNIRLKLERGTAS